From Thermococcus celericrescens, a single genomic window includes:
- a CDS encoding redoxin domain-containing protein: MVVIGEKFPEVEVNTTHGRIKLPDYFTEKGKWFVLFSHPADFTPVCTTEFYGMQKRVEEFRKLGVEPIGLSVDQVFSHLKWMEWIKENLGEEITFPVIADDRGDLAEALGMIPSGATIT, encoded by the coding sequence ATGGTCGTCATAGGAGAAAAGTTCCCGGAAGTTGAGGTCAACACCACCCACGGCAGGATAAAGCTGCCCGACTACTTCACGGAGAAGGGCAAGTGGTTCGTCCTCTTCAGCCACCCGGCCGACTTCACGCCGGTCTGTACGACGGAGTTCTACGGCATGCAGAAGCGCGTCGAGGAGTTCAGAAAGCTCGGCGTCGAGCCCATTGGATTGAGCGTTGACCAGGTGTTCAGCCACCTCAAGTGGATGGAGTGGATAAAGGAGAACCTCGGCGAGGAGATAACCTTCCCGGTCATAGCGGACGACCGCGGCGACCTCGCAGAGGCGCTCGGCATGATCCCGAGCGGCGCCACCATAACCG